CGAAGATTCGCTGGGCCTGCTCGGCGACGTTGTTCGAGAGCTCCAGGTGCCCCGTCTTCGAGCACGTTCATGACGTAGGGCCAGAACTCCACAGCGTACTGCAGCGCACGGTGCGGCGCCAGCTTCGGCGAGGCTAGGGGAAGCTGGGCCCGCGCCCATCCCCCGAAGTCCTCCATGAGCGGGCGGAGCTCCGCGTCGCGGGCGGCCTTCCTGCCGCCCGGCTCCATGTCGTCGAACTTGGAGTCGACCTTGAACATGGCGTCGATCCTGCGCCTTGCCTCGAGCGCAACGCTGGCCGCAGACGCCGCCTTGGCGTCGCCGCCGGCGATCTTCACGATTTGGGCGAAGTAGCGGCGCACGTGGACGAGGCACGCCGTGTTGGCGATGTTGGGGTTGCCGAGATTGAAGTAGGGTTTGTAGCCGTTGGCGGTAAGCGTGCCGGACCAGCCCGCAAGAAACTCCTGGGCAACGCCCTTCCTGCGGGTCTCGTGGTATTCGAATACATACACGGGCACGTTGCAGCGCGCCGAGCAGAACAGCCACATCCTCGATTTCTTCTTCGCCTCGCGGTTCGGCTCTTTCAGGACCTGAACCGTGGTCTCATCGGCATGAATCCTGACATGCGACAGCAGCTCGACCTTCATTCTCTCATGGACCTTCGCCAGCCAGCGCGCGTGCACGTTCATCATCCAGTTCGCCATTCCTGGCGCGATATCGTCGCGCCGCACGCCTTGAGGTCTGTCTCTATGCGGTAGAGCGGCAGCGACATGACGTACTTGCCGTTGACGATCCAGGCAAGCAGCGACGGCGTCGCAAACGAGCCTGGTATCGGCGGCTCAGGCTGCGGTGCTCGCACGATGACGCCCTTGCGTTCCTATTGAGTTTCACTTGAGTTTCAGGGGCGTTTTTGGGGTGGTGGGACAAACTACTGGGACAGTTCACTCTCCGAAAAATCCTTTACTCTTCGTCCGCTGCGTGTCGCCATGTCCGTGGTGTACGCGCTTTTAGAGTAAAAATGACTGAAACTGCAGGTCAAAAGGCATAAAGAGACCCCCTGAAAACGTTGTTTCCAGAGGGTCTCAATAGTTTTTACTCACCCAAAATCACAGGTGGCTTTACGCTTTTTCGTACGTGGCGGCACACTGCGACACTCTACGGACGGAATTTCGATTGCGCAAAATCCGCTCCAGTTTACTCCCACTCGCCAAAGTAAAACTGGTTCTAAACAATACTGTTTAGGGGATTTGACTCTTAGTTGCTCAATTTGATACCAATTATCCAACTTATACGGCGTTGTCGGACTCCTGTTATCAAAAGATTATCAAGCCCAATGTTATCAGCAGAAAAGCAATGGTTTGGATCATCTGTATTATACCACAAGCAGAGTGCTATTTCAATCAAATAAGGGACTGCTTCAACTGTAGAATCCGTTTTTCAATCTCTCGAATGATCTCGACAAAGACTTGATCTTCGCTTCCGGTCGGATCTTCTAATCCCCAGTTATCGTCAAATGCTCTACCAATGAAAGGACAGCCCACATTGCACCCCATGGAGATTGCAATATCAGGGGCAGGAATATCCGAGATCAGTTTGGAATACTGGGTTTTCTCCATGTCAATCCCGTACAGTTCTTTCATAATGCGGACAGCATCCTGATTGATTTGCGGTTTTGTTTCCGTTCCTGCGGAATAGCTTTCAAACACATCGGAAGCCAAGTGCTTTCCCAAGGCCTCGGCAATCTGACTGCGGCAGGAATTATGGACGCAGATAAATGCCACCTTTTTCTTACTCATATTTGAACCAGTCTTTCGTTTTATTTGCGTTTTTTTACAAGGAACAGCATCACGGGAACTTCTGTCAGCACACCCACAGTCGTTGCCAGTGCCGCAGGGGAAGTCGTTCCAAACAAGGCGATTGCAACAGCAACAGCCAGTTCAAAGAAGTTGGAAGCACAAATCATTCCGGCGGGAGCAGCAATCTTGTAGGGCAGCTTCAAAACCCGGCAAGCGATATACGCAATCGCAAAAATCAGGAAGGTCTGTAAAATCAGCGGTACCGCAATCAAAACAATGTGCAGAGGTTTTTCCAGAATGGTATTGCCTTGGAACGAGAAAATCATCACCAGCGTCAGCAATAAGCCAATGGTAGTTACACTGTCAAACATATGGATGAAAGTCTCCTCAAAGTACACTGCCCCTTCCGCTTGATGACAGCCGAACGGGTCAGCATACCGCCAGCCAGAGGAAACACCACAAACAGTACCACAGAGAGAATCAGGGTATCCCACGGAACGGGAACATTGGAACGCCCAGCAAAAAATGCCCGTTGAGTTCGATTTGAGTTTCACGGGCCCCGAAACGGCCCCGTTTCGCCCTCGGGGACAAAAACCGCGCGTCAACTCACTTGGGATAAATCCTTACTCCCATTCCCTCGAATACCTCCCCGTGCCTTGTTGTCTTGAAACACGGGGAGTAAATGGCGAAATCGCAGGTGAAAGGGAGTAAAACGGCAAAGAAAAAGCCTCCGTTCCAACGAGGGAACGGAGGCTAGGAAATCGTTTTTACTCACTGCCGTCGCTGGCGGTTTTGCCATGACTCTCGTACGAAACGAAACTCAGCGGTACACCACGGCACTCAAAAGAGCAGGTCAAAGCCCTATCGGCTTACTCCCATTCGATGGTCGCCGGCGGCTTGGAGGTGCAATCGAGGACGACGCGGTTGATCTGGCGGCATTCGTTGGTGATGCGCGTGGAGATCGTGGCGAGCACATCGTAGGGGACACGGGACCAGTCGGCGGTCATGGCGTCTTCCGAGCTGACCGGGCGCAGGACGATCGGCGAGCCGTAGGTGCGCTCGTCGCCTTGGACGCCGACAGAGTGAACGTCAGCCAGAAGCACGACCGGGCACTGCCAGATGTCGCGGTCGAGACCGGCCTTGGAGAGTTCCTCGCGGGCGATGGCGTCGGCCTCGCGCAGCAGGTCGAGGCGCTCCTTGGTGATCTCGCCGATGATGCGGATGCCCAGACCCGGGCCCGGGAAGGGCTGACGCCAGACGATTTCGTCGGGCAGACCGAGCTCGGTGCCGATGGCGCGCACCTCATCCTTGAACAGAGTGCGCAGCGGTTCGATGAGCTGGAACTTGATGTCCTCGGGCAGGCCGCCGACGTTGTGGTGGCTCTTGATGTTGGCCGCGCCGTCGCCGCCGCCGGATTCGACGACGTCGGGGTAGAGCGTGCCCTGCACGAGGAACTTGACCTCCTTGCCGCGGGCGCCGGCCTCTTCGAGGACCTGGCGCTGGGCCTTCTCGAAGGTGCGGATGAACTTCTCGCCGATGATCTTGCGCTTGCGCTCCGGCTCGGAGACGCCTGCGAGGGCGTCGAGGAAGTCGTCGGCGGCGTCGACGGTGATGAGGCGGATGCCGGTCGCGGCGACGAAGTCGTGCTTGACCTGCTCGACTTCGCCCTTGCGCAGCAGGCCGTGGTCCACGAACACGCAGGTGAGCTGGTCGCCGATGGCCTTGTGTACCAGAGCGGCGGCCACGGCGGAATCAACGCCGCCGGACAGGCCGCAGATCACCTCGGCGTCGCCGACCTGCTCGCGGATCTTCTTGACTTGATCCTCGATAATCGAGGAGGCATCCCAGTCGTTGGGCAGCGCGGCGCAACGGTGCAGGAAGTTTTCGATAAGCTTCTGGCCAAGCGGGGAGTGCTTGACTTCCGGGTGCCACTGCACACCATAGAGCTTGCGGGATTCGTCCGCCATGGCGGCCACGGGCGCGCCTTCGGTGTGGGCCAGCACTTCGAAGCCGGCCGGGGCCTGTTCGACCGCCACACCGTGGCTCATCCACGTGGTCTGCTCGGCGGGGGAGTCGGCGAGGATGCCGGCGGCGTCGTCGATGGTGGCTGAGGTCTTGCCGTATTCGCCGAGCGCGGCCTTATCCACCTTGCCGCCGAGCTCATAGGCCATGACCTGGAAGCCGTAGCAGATACCAAGCACCGGAACACCGGATTCGAATACCTTGGTGTCTATGGTCGGCGCGCCGGGCTCGAACACGGAGGCCGGGCCGCCAGACAGAATAATCGCCTTCGGATCCTTGGCCAGGATCTCGTCGACCGGCATGGAATGAGGGACCAGCTCGGAGTACACGCCTGCTTCGCGCACGCGGCGGGCGATGAGCTGGGCGTACTGGGCGCCGAAGTCGACGACAAGCACAGGACCGTTTGCCATTGATATTCCCCTAACGTTCATTGGAATTTTACGTGGGCTGAACACCCCTGATTATCACTGGTCAAGGCGACAAGGCCGACACGCAGAGACTATGTGCGCAAATCGAACAAACTACATGCCTGTAGACGGACAACACGCCGATTTCGAACATGGGAAATCGAACGTGCGCTGTTCTAGCCAAATGCTGGATTTCCGCATGCTTCCGCCGTTTTGAAAAAGTATGTTGAAAAAACTAATGTTGACAAACGGTCAGTCGAACCGCACAAATACTGAAATATCCGCAACAATTTCGAACACACCCGCAAGAAATCGTTCAAAAGTCGCGTTGTCCTCGTACCATGACGATTGATTGGGAACGGAAAACCTTGGCACCGCAAGGGTCAGGGACCGTGACCGAACAGAAATAATCAATCGCACGATCACGTGCAGGAGTACAGGAGTACACATGACGAGTCCTGTTATTGGCACCCCTTGGAAGAAGCTCAACGCTCCGGTTTCCGAGGAAGCCCTCGAAGGCGTTGACAAGTACTGGCGCGTTGCCAACTACCTTTCCATCGGCCAGATTTATCTGCGTTCCAACCCGCTGATGAAGGAGCCCTTCACCCGCGAAGATGTGAAGCACCGTCTGGTGGGCCACTGGGGCACTACCCCTGGCCTGAACTTCCTCATCGGCCACATCAACCGTTTCATTGCTGACCACGGCCAGAACACCGTGATCATCATGGGCCCGGGCCACGGTGGCCCGGCCGGTACCTCCCAGTCCTACCTGGACGGCACCTACACCGAGACCTTCCCGAAGATCACCAAGGACGAAGCTGGTCTGCAGAAGTTCTTCCGTCAGTTCTCTTACCCGGGCGGCATTCCGTCCCACTTCGCTCCGGAGACCCCGGGCTCCATCCACGAGGGTGGTGAGCTGGGTTACGCTCTGTCCCACGCTTACGGCGCCATCATGGACAACCCGAGCCTGTTTGTCCCGGCCATCGTCGGCGACGGCGAGGCTGAGACCGGCCCGCT
This DNA window, taken from Bifidobacterium longum subsp. longum JCM 1217, encodes the following:
- a CDS encoding arsenate reductase ArsC; translation: MSKKKVAFICVHNSCRSQIAEALGKHLASDVFESYSAGTETKPQINQDAVRIMKELYGIDMEKTQYSKLISDIPAPDIAISMGCNVGCPFIGRAFDDNWGLEDPTGSEDQVFVEIIREIEKRILQLKQSLI
- a CDS encoding arsenic resistance protein; amino-acid sequence: MFDSVTTIGLLLTLVMIFSFQGNTILEKPLHIVLIAVPLILQTFLIFAIAYIACRVLKLPYKIAAPAGMICASNFFELAVAVAIALFGTTSPAALATTVGVLTEVPVMLFLVKKRK
- a CDS encoding IS66 family transposase; the encoded protein is MRAPQPEPPIPGSFATPSLLAWIVNGKYVMSLPLYRIETDLKACGATISRQEWRTG
- the guaA gene encoding glutamine-hydrolyzing GMP synthase — its product is MANGPVLVVDFGAQYAQLIARRVREAGVYSELVPHSMPVDEILAKDPKAIILSGGPASVFEPGAPTIDTKVFESGVPVLGICYGFQVMAYELGGKVDKAALGEYGKTSATIDDAAGILADSPAEQTTWMSHGVAVEQAPAGFEVLAHTEGAPVAAMADESRKLYGVQWHPEVKHSPLGQKLIENFLHRCAALPNDWDASSIIEDQVKKIREQVGDAEVICGLSGGVDSAVAAALVHKAIGDQLTCVFVDHGLLRKGEVEQVKHDFVAATGIRLITVDAADDFLDALAGVSEPERKRKIIGEKFIRTFEKAQRQVLEEAGARGKEVKFLVQGTLYPDVVESGGGDGAANIKSHHNVGGLPEDIKFQLIEPLRTLFKDEVRAIGTELGLPDEIVWRQPFPGPGLGIRIIGEITKERLDLLREADAIAREELSKAGLDRDIWQCPVVLLADVHSVGVQGDERTYGSPIVLRPVSSEDAMTADWSRVPYDVLATISTRITNECRQINRVVLDCTSKPPATIEWE